Part of the Lycium ferocissimum isolate CSIRO_LF1 chromosome 6, AGI_CSIRO_Lferr_CH_V1, whole genome shotgun sequence genome, ttttagcgAAATTTAAGATTCTTTCACTTATAATTTTGTGATATTcggtaaataagtaaaaaatattatgccaaaagcatttatatataatctagacaaacATTATAGGGATGCGGGAGCCGGGGGATTGGAGGTGGGGCCAAGCGGGGTTGGGGTTGGCGTGATAATTGGTGTAGAATACTGTCACgcctcgaaccatggcctgggcgtaacacggcactcggtgcctgactgcatgtgaccgagcgaaccacatggctttctgaatcatcatgaggcatacatgagcggaattATAACATGAAGTGTACGACGCAGCTTTTGTAAAacataataagtcataatattaaacataagTACTTTGTTAAGTCATGAATGCGACAATAtaataaatgagccaaacagGCTAACCAACTATGGAAGTCCAGGATGACACTTGTCTTGtatatgaaacctctaacatgagtctgaaacacgtgacatacttgctgggacaaggcccccagcatacctttagatgcaaaactaaataaagaaagacaatgcCTAAAACCgaaatgagatggggctcaccaataaggtgGTACGTGCAGATCCTAATGAGCAGAGGCGTCGTCTtgtaaatccgtacctgcatcgtgaaatgcaggcccctgggcaataaaaagggacgtcgggacattgaatgtactagtatgtaaagcaactgaaagaaataacatggtacatggaataacatgataagaactacAACTGAAACCCTATACATAAACGtgagcatgaatacatatataacatgagtaaaacatggtaagtcgggagagcatttcataaaccgacaacatgatatcaccacgtggatacgtggagtctggtaccacGGACCGGGAAGCAGAGCCCCTATACCTTGCCGagtataaggtggtaacgtgcgTGGTGGATTCATTCAGTGtaaattaaggaatcgtcctaactgggcgaagcgatccttgtcctacggtgactacgtagtttcaggctatctgagccttctcgataATTCATGCAACTcctaaaaacatgaacatgatataattggctaagaagcccatgattttcgtgaattaacttgtacttgtcttgtaatcatgatttcacgaaataacttgtaaacatagtttcatgaaataacttgtatttagcatgtatgtatcttgaatcATGACATGAAGATAGTTatataatacaattgcatgaaaacttgtagacatgcaggatattcatgaaataagcaattttttttatttaaaaacatgcgtGCAAGAACCCCTGGAATACGAGATATGggtgttcatggattacggacagattctcaataatcaaaatgaaatatcaatatcacaaaGCTTATTATAATATAGTACacggacctagggttatcatgaacatggctaaaaCCCTAGTGTTTAGAGAACTTGCGTACAATCATGGAAGaaaggcgtggggaagaacaaagatgttcccacacgtggatagaaactctacatacctggtaacgctccaaaacttgaagtaGAATTCCAAAAGATTAAACTCGAGTTtcgagatgggttttcttgaaaacacAAGTTAGAAAGATGAACCCTTAATTAGAATTCATGGGGTCATGTTACAATTCACTTGGAATggttggaataggcttaccttgttgttttggattgttgggagaTGAATACCTTCGTTCTAGGTCTTGGGGAAtgtgaaaaaatagaaaaaaaaactgaacaTAACGTATTTATACTTGGCTGCGTCGGGGAATTATACGgacgacttatacggtccgtataatattacaCGGTCCCTATAAGTGTCCGTATTTCACATGGTCAAAATCCCAGAAACTATAACTTTCCTCTTGGGTTCCACGAACtgaaatatggtccgtataatattatacagaccgtataactttatacgaaCCACATTGAGGCTTATCACAACCTTGAAGGAAACGAGATTTATTACCCCGTGAAACACGAATcggttatacggtccgtataacattatacgtaTACGGACCGTCTAACTGGTCATGTAACACACAGTATAACTGGTCGTGTAACACATAATTTGCTCAACTGCGATGATTTTAATTCCCATACTTCTCATTTGGTCTTCTAAGTCTCAAATCACGCATATAGCCTAGTTtaaaagtacgaggtgttacaaatacctcttatggaacttgtttttcctactcCTATCAAAAAAGtcatttcattaatttttaaagaacttattttcttagagAAAATTTTCACCAACTAAACATCAGAAAAGCATCTGTACCAAATACATCCTTGATGCAAATTAAGTTTTTGGGCCATTGTCGAAGACTGGGACCcgtactttatttgaaaatcaccATTCGGCCGTGAAcggttgtatttggaatttgaaaaacacttaaaatcctattttcactttttccactttctgtacattcaaacaaccaaatattctttgcaaaaactataacaaaacacaagtccatctttttttctttttttttcttttttctttttttctatgacatgggaacccgcagccgctacccttcaggtgcgcacagggtaaacccagctctagtgcaatagctcgcaaaccgcaaaccacacaggagagataaccaGCACTAGccaagccccgtgcgacgagccGACCTGAGCAAATCCCTCTTGTCGtggcagggggtttcgaacctgagacctccattatgaaagccccatgctcaactccaacttcaaatgttccaaataaagtgaaaactaATTGGTTTTGATGGCTAAACGCCTACTAAAATTGGCCATACTGCGAGTTCCCCAATTCCCTAGTGGTCCTGAATGTTCAATTTTTCTCCTGATGTTTTCATTTCGTTCTTTAGTCTCCACTCTCCAGTGGGTGATCTTCTAGTGCATGACTCGACCTAGTGGTGAAGGAGTGGCAATCACTATCTACTAGTCATCTTGAGATAAAGGTAGCCATAGTTTTCCACATGAAAAGCCACATGTATGAAGGAAAAGACCAAGATAAAGAATAAAGGAAAGAGCAAGAGATGAAATATCTCATGTGAGGAAGTATGTGTCAATGTCCCCCTATTTCCTCAACTAATCAATGAAGAGAAGTTGGATTGTTGATTTGCAAAATATATTAGTCCTGTTTGGTCAAAGTTTCTAGGAAgccaaaagtgtttattttagaaagttgATGTGTTTGATCGAGCTAAAAAATAGCTTATCCCAAAAAACACTTTCTCAAAGCTTGGTCTTAAACGCTGTAGTAACTGAAACGCTCAAGTGTTCCTCCGGTAGGTATGAATAGTTATGCATTTTCTTCTCTCATCCCCAAGATTTTCATTCTATATACAAGGATCAATACTTCACCATTCAAAAATGAATGAGACATAAAATGATAGAATTACTAATAATAGACAAACGTATGGTTAGCAACTTCTAAATACTTGTCCACGTATATGCACTTTTGGATCTTTATAGACTCATTACAGAAACATGCTGCAACTAATTGTCCCGTCTCCAGTGGAGCTTAAACCGGATATCCAGCTAAACGTATAGCCGAAACTATTTATTTGAAAGTCCTCTAAAAAAACCTACTGAACTACAGAGTATAGTTTTCAATGCATACGGTTGCTTATCTCACATGAATTTGATAGATACAAGAAACTAGTGCACTCAACTATACTCACTCTTGCCATGGAGGAGCATGAACAAGTCCTGCCTTTTCTGATGATCACCAAATCAACTAGAAGTAGCTAGAACAGTATTACTACTCGTATGATGCCCCAGTTAATCCAggttcttcatcttcatctagTTCCTGCTCCACACTTTTAACCTCAGGAACATAATGCATGAGCATATTCTCGATGCCAGATTTAAGGGTAACTGATGAGCTAGGGCATCCACTGCATGCTCCTTGCATTTTCAATTTGACTACTCCTGTATCTGCATCAAATCCTCGGTATACAATGTCCCCACCATCATCTTGTACAGCTGGGCGAATACGAGTCTCCAAAAGTTCCTTGATCATTGCAACTGTTTCTGAATCATCCTCATGTATAGCTGTGTCCATGGAGGCTGCGGTGCTGGAGTCGAGGAACAGTGGGTTCCCAGAAGAATAGAAGTCCATAATTGCTGCAAATATTTCAGGTTTGAGCAAGTCCCAGGAAGCATCATCGGTTTTGGTTACAGTAATAAAATCAGATCCAAAAAATATCCGTGTAACCCCTGCATGAAGGAAATAACGGGATTAAACTCACAGGTCTTATAATGAAAAAGCAAAGAACAAAAATGCTACTTCCTCTGTCTAATTTATATATGTGACACAATCTCCTTTCAAGATGTTCCAAATGTTCCACATAATTCTACAAATATCAATTGATACGAATCACTTTTTTCAAGAACTCAAATACAAATAAATTATGCTACTAAGCAGTTACGTGATATTTCCTCAATTACGACTTATCAAACTATTAATATTCCTTATATTCTATTCTATACAAGTCAAACTTAGGTCATACAATTCCATATTCATTCGAATTATGCCACACACGGACGGAAGTTGTCTCAATATACCTACATCAATATATCAGAATCCACGTGGATttagcaaaaaaataatataatggaaGAAACTATCTCATGATTCTGGCATTTACAGAagcctttttagtttgtttagaGATTTGTGTGTCAGATAACTCCAATTTATTGAGTATCGTTGAATGGAACATGTCCAAATGGAGCAAAGTGGACATTGAAAGCTTACATAGCCGACCCCACTAGTTTAGGTTTAGGCGTAGTTGTTGATAAGAGACTAAGAAAGGAACTTCATGTCTCTATTCCGCAAAGAAACCCATATATACTCATTTGAACTAAAgcggaaaattgaaattgaataccTCTTgataaagaacaaaaaaagagaaatttcagAACTTAATTGGCATCAAACAGGGAAATAAATTCCATTTGTAAGTAATTTATTGAATAGAACAGTGCCAAGGAGGTACAACTACATACAAAGGTACCTGTTTGGCTCCATTTAAACGTGTGAAAGGAGTCCATTAGTTCCATGGTGTCATCTACGTCATTTATGATGTTTCTCCTACCAGAAAGTATAAACTTTGCACATATCTGAACTTTACATGAGTGGTTGCACTCCAGCCAAAACATGATACTATTTGGGGAGAGCTTTTGTTTTCCTAATCATCTTCCCAAAACAAAACTATTTTCTACCATATCTTAAGAGGCCCCTGTAACAAGAATTCACTGGGGATTTCCCATCTTTGCTTTCACTCCAATACATACAAAATCTTGCATTTCTCCAATATCTTCACTGCGTCCAGTTTTAGTATTATGTATTCACATACTCCATCTCCAAACCATAGAAAATCCTTCTGAAAAGTCCACTATCTGTAAAACAATCTGCTGGATTGCAATAATTGTTTACATCCAAATTGTATAAATTTGGAATATTGTCCCTTACGTCCAatgatggatgtgtgggcacaccaggagtgacaggattaggaatgaggctatccgggacaaggtgggagtggcctcggtggaagacaagatgcgggaagcgagactgagatggtttggacatgtgaagaggagagacacagatgccccagtgcggaggtgtgagaagttggccatggatggtttcagaagaggtaggggtaggtcaagaagattggagagaggtgattagacgggaCATGGCGCGTTATACttcgaggacatgaccttagataggagggtatggaggactcagattagggtagaaggctagtagatagtatcGTTTATCCTTGCATATTAGTAGTCACATTATCGCGATATAAgttcttgtgctttgatttctgcTGCTATCTGTTAttctgtactttgattatcttatttatatgTGATAGCTACTGCCCCTTTGCAAACTGCTTCATCGTGGCTTagtcgctttcgttattttcatttccatatcgctttgaatttctttgGTAGGagttaggtctgcgtacactctaccctccccagaccccacgttgtgggattacactgggttgttgttgttgttgttgtaatgtatttCTCCAACAGAACCTTATTTTCCTCCCATAACACATCTTTAAATCatataatgatttgaaaatCCTTGCATACAATTCACTGGTTTGGTGCACCATTACTCTCCTTTTCATGCTTCAAGTCCAACtgttttccattttatttttcttcatagaTATCCTGTGTCATTTGAGTAACAAGCTCTTGTTATGAACCTTTACTACAGCACCTccatctttatatatatatatatatatatatatatatatatatgacaataGTGTCGGGGCCAGCTTACGCAACCTCGGACTAATTCCAAGTGGTACCTGCTACCTTCCACCTTCCACCTAATTTCCACCTGCATATGTACcgggtaactctgtccaccaagaaGAAATTACCAAGTGTTTTTGCCTATgctgggatttgaacctgagacctcatggttctcgaCTCACATTGACCACTAGGTCACACCCTTGAGTCACCCCCATTCCTACTTGCATGTCATTATTTCTTTCCCCCAAAGGCTTAGAAGCAactaatttttttccaattttttaaaaaaattagttgcTTCATGCAAGAAGGAATTCCATCTAGTACACTATATATTGTCATGCAAGTAGGAATTCCATCTAGTACAGTATTGACTATCAACCTTCCTCCGAGGATGAATACTATTTCTCTTCTGGTGAAGAGGGCAAATCCTATTCCTTCCTGGGAGATAACTTCTTTTCGCATTTCTCAATCACTCCTTGCTAATTGCATTTTTTGGTGATTCCAAGTACACAAAAGGAAACAGTCTACTTCTATCCCAGTATCACAGCCAGCTTATGAAAGCTTTGGTCAGCATTTACAATGAAAAAATTGCTCTTCGCATTGATATGTGAGCCAAGATATCCTCAGAGATTAATAGGATCACCTTCAATTCAGAAAATATGAGTCACCTGAATACAGAATAAAACTTCTCCGGTATTTCCTTTTTCTAAGGAGTGGCGTCCGGCCAGCTTTCCCACACCTTGACTATTCTACAGTACCTGCCAATATCACAGTAACGGGATAACTCCACCCACCAAGGCTTACGCAGATGCAAagaatcacctagtgtttttctATGGCTGCGGTAACCAATGAGCAACACTCCGTTTTGCACAATCTATGATGAAGACATCAAAACCttatccaaaaagaaaatgatgGACATCAAAAGAAATAGCAAAGGAAAAGTCGATTTGAGATTGCAGAAAAGCAAGTTGGCAACGAAGAATGAAGTAAAAGGGCCTTCTGGCAAAATATAGTAGTACTATAAGGCACAAAATGCTATCCCAACATTCAAAAAATAGCTAGTTCTCAAAACTATTTCCTTATTATAGCAATAAATTTGTGCCTATATCTATTTCTATACAATTTATTGCTTGTCttattttgtttcacttttggtgtaaagaaaacTATGATATGATAGGTTCCTTATGAAGCTAAGCATGGTGGGGTTTTTGTAAGTATGGCTGCACTGTTATGGTgcaaatttaatatatattacTACTTATATAGAAGCGGCTAACGAGAGCTGCTTCAGGTCGTAGGGGTATTTTAAGGAATTGGGGCCTATTTGATTTAATTCCTTTGTATTTCTGTTGTAATTGCAGTATTGACACGTGCAATTCCTTTTCTTCACTTGCTTTGACACGTTCTCACAACTCTACTACTGATGTTCTCATATTTATATCAAAGTTTTCAGTCttctttcatcttcttcttccgTTTATGTGTTTTGCCTGTACTGTTGTTAGGTGAATTTGTCGTGCCAGTTTTAAGCTAATCTTTCGTTGCTGTGTTTTTAATTTTGGGTGGAAGATTTTGCTTGCTAAGAACTCCCTGTTTGAGCAGCAAAAGATTTGGATGAAGTGGGTACAAAATTTGGACGATTCTTCAGCTGAGTATCCCCATATTGCTAAAGTTAAtgccttttttatttattattttctggGTTGCTTCTTGCCAAAATTTGGACGATTCTTCAAATGGGTATTTCAGATTTTGCTAAAGTTAaagtttttacttttaaattgaAAGACTAGACAAGATCAGGAGGGACTTTCTCTGGAAGGGTGATCAAGATAAAAAGGTTTTCCATTTAGTCAAGTGGGCTAATGTTCTACTGGGGAAGAAGCAGGGAGGACTAGGTTTCAGGAATTTAAAGCTGCAGAGCAAAGCTTTAAGACTAAAATGGTTATGGAGGTACTCACATACACCTCAACCATACTGGGGAAGAATGATCAAAGCAAAATATGGGGAAGAGAACAAGTGGATGACCAAGGAGGTGCACACTCCTTATGGTGTCAGCCTGTGGAGATCCATCAGAGCTCTCTGGCCTTTCTTGTGGAACCATTCCACCATTAAGGTGAGTAATGGTCACAAAACTTCTTTTTGGGAGGACAAATGGTTGGGAAACACTAGTCTAAAGGAATTATTTCCTGTCATTCATGGGCTGGCAGTAAACCAACACAAGAAAGTAGCTGAGATATGGGACAATCATGGATGGAACCTTCAGTTCAGGAGAAACTTCAATGACTGGGAAATCAACACATTGACAGAGTTTTTTAGGCTACTAGAGAGTTTAAAGGCACACAAGAAGGAGCAGATAAATTGTGGTGGAAAGAAGACAGCAAAGGCATTTACAAAGTGAGCACAGCATACAAATTTTTGAACCAGAGTAACCAGCAGGTGCAACTTTGGCCTTGGAAGCATATTTGGAAAGTGAAGGTACCATTCAAAGTTGCATGTTTCACATGGTTGTTGGCAAGGAAGCAGTACTGACTCAGAAAacctaaaaaagaaaattctctcTTTGTTCCAGATGTTAATTGTGTGGTGAAGAGGGTGAGACAGTCAGCCATCTATTTTTACATTGTCGGATCACAATACAGCTTTGGAGGATCTTTGTGAATCTTAGGGGGGCATTGTCTCGGTAATGCCAAATAGGATTACTAATCTACTCCATATTTGGGAGAAGGCAGGAATAGGAGCCTCAGACAGAGATAGATGGAGGATTGTCCCAGCTTGGCTTTGGTGGACAATatggaaagagagaaattcaAGGTGCTTTGAAGACAGTAGTAGTGATGTACAAAAGATCAAGCTAAATTGCAtcaaacttttttgtttttggtgcaAACAGATTTACCTTGAGGAGACTGAATCCATAATTGAAATCCTAGGCTCTTGTTAGATTTTCAGAGTTTTGGATCAGCTTTCTCACTTTGCTGTAAATATGGTTCCAGTGCAAACTATGCACTGATCAAGTCAATACATACCAATGttacattttcaaaaaaaaaaaaaaaaaagtttttactTTTATCTGGTTACATATGCTAGAAAGGGTGTTTGCTGAAATTTGTTAATGTCTTTTCTTTTGATGTTTTCTGAATTAAACCCATTAAATTTAAGGAATTTTTTTTGCTACTTGGTCTATCGATTGAACGAGGCAGAACATTACCTCGAACTTTTGTAGGTTTTTTGCTGTCACAGGCTAATTGCGCTTACTGCATCAATAAGGTGAGTTTAATTAACGGCCAAACACATAAATAGCACTCAAAGTtgttcaaattttcaatttgatAGAAAATCCACATGGGAAAATACAACCTTAgctatttcttcttctttggagATAGTTGTTCCAATTTTCAATTTGATATAAATGCATGTTGTGAGCTATAGACTATCTTCTACTGAATTCACCATGGTAACTTCTTACAAATGACATTTCCAAGTTTTAGGCGGATTTCGTTACTGTCTGTTACATCTACAACTTATATGCCAAATTCTCATCAGTTATTCTCCTTTCTAATCCTCTATAACGCAGGAGTAAGATTGGGAAGGACTTAAATGTGCAGGGCTCTCAGAGATATGCAGAGTCTCTGCAGTTTAACAATTGTCATATCCCTCAATTAGGGGAGGACAATACTAATATTACAGGTTACCACAGTGATATTTTCTTAATTGTATTCTTTGTTAATATTAACTCTCTTCAACTACATTTTTCTCTAGGAATAAGACAAGGCAAGTGAGAATCCAGTAATGGGCGGGGCTAATTCTTCAACAGAGATTCAGGCTTTGTCAAAGGAGGTAGCTGTTTTATATTTGTGTGAATTGGGAACCTTTAACACCTACTGCTTATGGTTCAATAGATTGGTTGagtgaataaataaaaggaactCGACATAGACAAAGAGGCCAAAATAGATCCTAACAAGCCTAAGAGGCCTCCCAGTGCCTTCTTCGTATTCCTGCGGGCTTCGTTTTCTTGTAACAAATGTTAGATTCAGTGGCATATCTATAGTTGTATGATGTAACCGACAAATGATCATATATGCTATTGCAGTGAGGAATTCTATAAGACATTTAAAAAGGCAAATCGCAATGTGAAGCATGTATTAGCTGTAACCTTTTGATGATTATTTGATAAGCTTTGCTTTCTTTAATAGTTGGTTCGTAGCAATAGATTGCTTCTTGGTTTGACATTATAAATAAAGGTTGGCAAAGCTGGAGAAGAAAAATGGAAATCTATGAGCACAACTGTAAGTAATTCAATTCATTTCCTAAAATTAGTGACTGAAGCTGCCAATGGATCCCCTGATCACTACATACATGTCATAATACATTGTTATATCAGTTAAGAAGAATCAAAATTGCGCTGGTACGGTGGAAATATAATCATTTCTTTTGCAGAATAAgaatgagttcattatattattatttttgtaattactaAGTAAACTGCAATGTAAAATTTGTTTTGTGAAGGTTGTAAACTTTGATGACACATGGAGTTGGATGTCAAAGTATGACTTGGTTCAAAATTGCAATTGGTATGCTTAAGTTCTGAATTTTGACtacttattttctaaagcttttaACTGTTGTTTTGTCGTGTTTAAGCTTCAGTTTCTGCAGTTTTTTACCtgccttctcttctttttttttttctctttctttctttttttttttttttttttttttttgcattttaagCTGCAGTTT contains:
- the LOC132059197 gene encoding nifU-like protein 4, mitochondrial → MKGLLGRLITRASLRTNKLFAKPYADKNGSLSTSRRFLYGLSSSNTPHKFSDFTSLKNSQFPSSHLSLLSRFGGQKRTMFIQTQSTPNPLSLMFYPGKPVVEGGSADFPNARSAMNSPLAKALFGIDGVTRIFFGSDFITVTKTDDASWDLLKPEIFAAIMDFYSSGNPLFLDSSTAASMDTAIHEDDSETVAMIKELLETRIRPAVQDDGGDIVYRGFDADTGVVKLKMQGACSGCPSSSVTLKSGIENMLMHYVPEVKSVEQELDEDEEPGLTGASYE